tatactaggtatatgcccgtgcgttgctacggagttaATATTATAAAACACAATATTTTTTTATATTAATGTATTTTATCATAGCAACACACGAGCATATACCTAGTTGGATTCTTATGTGGTGAGGTCACAACTATTTAATTCCATTATGCTCTATAGGTTGCATGTACACGAGATAGTTCACGGGCAACGTACTGATGAAGTGGTTCCTAAAGAGCTTCGGGCTATATGGCAGTAACGTACTGATGAAGTGGTTCCTAATGCAAGAACATACTGATGAAGTGGTTCCTAATACAAGAGTCGAAGTTACTTAAGGACTGATACCGACATCAATGGCAAGGACTGAAGAAGTGGTGACCGGAGGGCTAGGGGTGCCTCATCACAGATTGCTACGACAGAAGCTGGTAGTACTATTTCAGCAGGAGCAACATCGTCTCCACACATTGTTAGATGTTTAGTTAAAAAATCACCCCGAACAAGAAGAAAGTGTAATATGGCCACTTAAATTGTAATATGTTAAGTGCAGTGTGTACCGGTATGTGAACTTGTTTGAAACTGTAATTTGTGAAATGAACTACTGTTCTCTAGTGAAAATAGTCTAGAATTCATTCAGTGATCTCAAGCACTGCTTTCTAGTAAAAATACTCCTCTATTTCCCTTGTAATCTATGAACTGCAGTTATTTCAGATTTCTGTGAAAATAGTCACTTAAATCTGCAGTTATTTCATATTTCTATGAAAACAGTCACTTGAATCTACAGTTATTTCAAATTTCTATGAAACTGAACAATATTTATTTCTAAGAAACTATATAATAGTTCAAGACAAACTCAACAATAGTTCCTGAGAAATAGAAAAATATTTCATGAGACTGAACAATAGTTCCTAAGAAACTGAAGAATAGGTCCAGAGAAACTATACAATAGTTCATGAGAAAATAGTCTCTAGTTCCTGAGAAACTTAAAAATAGTTCAGTTGAGACTGAACGAAAGTTCCCGAGATACTAAAGAATAGTTTCCAAGAAACTATAAATAGCCTCAGTAGTACTGAGAAAATAGCCTTAGCAGTTATTTCAGATTTCATATAAACACAAGTACACGGACTTAGCCATTTAGAGTCACAATGTACACAGATTGCTAGTACCTCATTCACAGAAAGCAGTTTTCTCTTAAACATATGCTTTTTAGCCACAGGGGCTGCAGGCGCATCAGGTTAGGCCTATTGCAGAATTAACACGTCAGGACATCAAAAACCTTTCTGTAAAAACGTTATAGAAAATTAGCCAAGGATTCAAATTTTATAAAGCTCCCGATTTTCTAGGGAGTTTGTGTAAACTCAAATGACAAAAGTCACTACTAATTCGTCGCCCCCAAAGAGCCAATATCGACCTCTAATTCATCGTTTCCACAAGTAATTTTAAAAATAGCTTCATGTGATAACAAACACTTTCACAAAATGGTTTCGAGAATAAATACGGTTCTCAGCAAGTCGTACCACAAAACCTTTACCAGTTGCTCTATACTGTTAATATTTTAAAAACTTGAATCAGATCAATATCCAGAAATTTAGAAAATAATAGGCAACACTTTGTATCAAAAAGACTACCTTTGCACATACCCATTAACAGACCTGACTAAAACTCAAGTGAATTACAGATGTCTCTACTCTCTAGCAACGAAATAAGACCAATATTGACAAGCATTTAGCTTCAGGTAGCATTGGTGTATTACTAATATTGACAAGCATCTAGTTCCGGAAAAAACTCTTTACAACTTGTCTGCACGGCTCAGGGTCAAAGGTTATCTAGTCACGTATTCTGTAATCAGAGAAAGGTTAAAAATACTAATAATACGTTATCTGGAGTCTGCACGGCTCAAAGGGTCAAACCAGTACGGCTACCACCTGCATCTAGTCACGTCTGTTTTCACCATTCATGTCGATGAGGAGCCTGATTGCCTCTCTTGCTTGAAGGCCTTTTTCAGGAAGAAGGCCATCGCGAGCTGCGCCCCGAGGTTGGATCGGCCTCGAGATAGACAAACGATGCTTCCAACCAGCAGAATCCCGCTCGCGATCATTTGGCGAGACTTCCTCCCCGCAAGCTTGCATGGTGAAGTCCTGGAAGTCGGTGTGGAAGGAACGACCGATGCTGCAGTGTTCTGAGAAGCAGAAAGGCTTGCGTCGGCAGTCTCCAAATCCTTGGGAAACTGACATGCAAAGAGGCTTAGATTTGTCAGATCCTGAACGAGCAGGTCAAGAATCAAGATACTATAACAGTCTACTCAAATTATGTGATTCCTTGATTCATAACTTCTAAAAACAGTTTCAGGGATTTAACATTGTCCTGCAAACGAACGTGAGAAACATAATAATCAAATAAAACGTTAGAATTGGCTCCTAATTCATCAAAGATGTGCACATGACAGAAAAAACTACATATTCCATAATACGCTTCAGATCAGAAGGTTAAGAAAGAAAAAAACTACTGACAGCAAATTTAAATATACTAAACCATCACCTTCTTCATAAGTTTCTGCATGGTCAGAATTGACACTGATGGACTGCCATGCTGAGGATACCGACGTAGAGCATTGCTCATTTTACATATGTAACTCCAGATGCCCTTGGAAAAAGCTAGCTTTGCCATCTCTATATTCATTCCATTGTCCTCATGATGCAGCACCGTGATTTGGCATGCATCCCTGCCTGGGACTATATATATAGAAATGAAAAGAATATATAAACATATGTATCCCAAAGGATGTACACATGAAAGATTTAATTATAATAATATTTCATCCAGTAAAATAAAAGCAAGACTGAAATGCCAGTTCAAAGTTTAAAATTGCATCAAAGTGGCAAAAGACATCCTGTTGCATTCAATATAAGCAGGGGTTTGCCTTTGATCTAAAAAAGTGGCAACATAACTGATACAGAAAAGGAACAATTTACACCGACAACAAAAGGAAATAGAAGAGACTAATACCACATCATCAAATTTCAGTCTGCCCAACACTTCATGTTTTTTTCTTAAAAAGCTCAATACGCGCGATGAAACAAAAACAAGATTAGGCTTAGTACAATACCAAAATAAAAGGGCTTACACAAAATTTCAAATATCACTTACTTTTCCTAATACACCATCCTGATCTTAGAAGTTGCACTCTAACAAACTTTCTCTGTCGTGCCGCAAGAGGGTGTTCACATTCCTGTCAGGATTAACAATTTACACAAGGCAAATTAAAAATGCAAATCTGGTAGGGAGTGCAAAGGAGAATCGGGTGTCACCATCAGCACCACCATGTACGACACATATAGGGTAACCCAAGCATGAAATAAGCCTGCCAGCTTAGCTCATTTTGGGTAATGTTAATCACACAATGAAAaaagaggatatacatcagttgattTTTTTGGCAATAGCTATgaagatattgtagtcaaatacaGCAGTTATGGTTTCATTCACTTCATTCTGCATCAGCTCAAAAACTGCTATGACCTCATGACTAACATGggatttttctttctttcttttttttcattTGGAGAACATTTGAAGCAGCTGATGCTATGGCCATGGAAGTTGCACATGAAAATATACCAAATATTCCAGTCAAGATTAACAGCTTACGCAAGGCAAACCAAAAAAACACAAAGCTGGTAGAGAGTGGAAAGGAGGATCAGATGTCACCATCAGCATCACCATGACACCATTTATGACACATATAGGATAACCCAAACATGAAATAAGCCTGCCAGCTTAGCTCATTTCCAATAATGTTATGTTTATAATGAGAAAAAATAGGATGTACATCAGTTGAAAAGTTCTTCTACAATAGCTAATTAGCTATGAGGATTATAGAATACAGTCCAATGCAGCAGTTATGGTTTCATACTTTCATTCACTTCATTTTGCATCAGATCCAGATGTCCACGCGAATAATGTTCTACAATGACAACACAGACTGAGCCACGAGATTCCCCAAACAGAGGCAAGCTCTGGTGTCAGTACACCACGCACCTTGAGTGCGACACCCTTGACGGAAGAGTTCAAGCCGACAGACACCGAGGCTACGGCGACCACCTGCACGGAACGAGAGCGAGCGAAACGTAACCAGAGTGCATGCGGAAAAAGAGGAGCTCGACCTCATGTACGCGGGTGGCTGTCCGTACCTGAGATCCGAGCGCGAAGGGAGCCATGGCCGACCCACCGATCGAACGAGGGGCGTTGGGGCGTGGGGGGAAGGGAAGGGTTTTGACCCGCGAGAGAAGAGGAGACGGGGACAGGGAGCGCACTGGATGCCCGAAAACATTGAACTAATCACCTGGAAGTTCCAAAGTTGGAGCTGACCAAGTCCGGGGAGGGCAGCGGccggacgggagccggcgcgcggGTCGGCAGCGAAACGGGGCTGGTGGTCTGAGGCCGGACAGGAACCAGTGGTCAGAGGTCGTGCTGAGGGTGATGCCAGCTGCTGGAACGGGCCACAGGCGACGACGGGAACAAGGACCGCCGTGGGGGGAGTACGACGCGCGTGGGGGCATTATGAGCGGGGGCGACCGGGTTTCTCGGCGTCAGGCGCGGGGCCGGTTTCACTGGGGGAGGCGGGGGATCAGGCGTTGTGGTCACGGCATGCGCGGGCGCAGGGGCGGTCATGGGAGTAGGGAGGCGGGCCCCACGCGCGCTGGCGACGGCCGACGGTGGAAGGCGCCGCGATCTGGGGAAGGAGCGCGTGGTGGGGGTGGGCCGCGAGATTAGTTGTGACGGGGGCGGGAGGCGGAGCCATATGGAGGTGGTGGACGCCCTCCTTATGCTCTTAAGGAATTTTATTTACTATTTGATGGTCAATGTTTATAAAATTTCGTTCTTAAAAGAAATTTAATATGCCTTACACATTATGAAATGGAAGGAGCATTACTATTTAATATGCCTTATACATTGAGGTTGTTGATTGACAGGTCCCTACAAAATAAGAGGAAGTAAACATAAAAAGAGGAGTTTTGAGCAATATTAAAGTATGTAGGTCGATCAGCAAGAAAGCTTATATAGAAATGTAAGTGATGGCATTTGACATAGAAATCTGGTATTGGTCCATTTAGATTGTTGTGAGACAGATCCCTTGGAATCACAAAAACAAAATGAAACACTAaaaaaacaagttttgaagtatatataggtggaaaaGGTATGGTATATCTAGCATGCAGAAAATAGAAGTCGGCTCTCCCAGATTTTGGATTTCACCATTACCTGTGCAGGTGATACATTGTATCATATTTACTTAATCTAGCCAACCTCTGTATCAGTTTGCTCACATAGAAAGTGTGATTTCCATTAGTCATGGCCTTAGCACTGGCATAGAAGGCTGCACCTGGACCGTCGTCTTCAATAATTTTCATGTGATCCtgtatgaatagcatttcttcaattaaatcataaattGGACAAGAAACTATCCAGAAAGGGTATGAAATTATCAGTCGGCCACCACATATCCATACCTTCATAGTGGATGGATTTGTGTTGCGAGACCCCACATATATATGCCTAATCGTATATACAGTCTATGATTCATGTTGCAAGTCCCATGTAATTAATTGTGTTTGTGTGTTAATGTGCAGTCTATGATTGAACTAAGTCATGCACAGGATCAAGAAGTCAGTGACACCACTACATCTATCATTGTTCTAGGTATAGATATTTTTCTGTGACATTTGTTTTGGGGAAGTTGGTGGCTATGACGAACACCATTGCAATTTATTTGCATCAAACTAAAGCAGTGTTGTCTGCTATGTTTGGCTCTGACGAACACCATTGCAATTTATTTGCATCAAACTAAACAGTTACAGAATGAAAGAAGTTAGAACCAATTGGCAAATGGCATTACTTGAATGATTAAAAAAATGGACATGATGTGCACCTGCAGCATCTGAGACTGTATGCTATGTTTTGCTCATTTCCTTTGGTACCTCCTACCCCAATCGAAATGTTGCACGTTCAAACATAAGGCAAGAAGGTTCAGCGAAAAAAGGATACAAAATATAAGTATTCAATAATGATAGAAGTTATGAAAAAATATTATTGAAACTTACAGCCCATATAAAAAGCATAGTCACATCAGCAGTTGTAATAAATTACAGAAGATAAAGAGGAGCATTACAGAAAACGCACCTGATCCTGTGGCTGCTAGGAGAACACAATCCCCGTGagcaaaccaagcatccaagacttCCTTTTGGAATGCTTTGAGACTGGAAAAtccaaaatgcttttgcaaaacaGCACTAATTATGTCCATTTGGCTGAACACAGATAATCTTCTGCTGTAAGAATATAAAGCATAGAATATAGTTGTTAATAAATACTAAACAATGAACGATCATGCTTACAGAAATTTACTCCATGAGATTCTATGTGGTtaacaaacaattcagttttgacAGACTTACCGTGGGTCTAGTTTGTTAGAACCTCCTTGTAGACGATGTTCTTGGTATATGTCCCACAATCTACTGTGGGGTTCTTTCTTACACCCTTCCTCGACCTCTTCTTCCCATCGACGGCTGGGATGGCAAGAATCTTTATGTTCGATCGGGCTGTCGCTCTAGATAGAGCAACATATAGTtggccatgagagaacactggttcgGGCAAGTACACGCCAACATTGGGAATAGTCTGACCCTGTGCTTTGTTAACCGTCATTGCAAAACTAAGCCGTATAGGaaactgctttcttttgaactggaaagggaacatctcgTCATCGGAGGGACACAGAGGTATACGGGGCAGGAAAATCCGTTTTCCAGCGTACTGACCTAGTACAATTTCTGCGTCAATGCTATTTCTTTGGAAACCACGAACCACCAGCCTGgtgccattgcaaagtccattCGCAGGGTCTATATTCCGAAGCAATATAACAGGGCATCCAATCTTGAGCTTCAAAACATGCGGGGGCAGCCCATTAGGCGTCAGTGTGTTTAGGAACTCAGGTGGGTAGTAGTTATGGGGATCATCCATGGCACTATCGAAACTATGGTACACCATATGCTCCCCTTGAAAACGATTGATCATCTTAGCATTTATCATATCCACCCCGTCATTCCGCGTTGACAGTATCGCCCTTGAAGTAATGTAGGTGGAATCTGACATTTTTTCGTTGAGATTTGGGAAAACGAAGTCTATTAGATTGTCAAGATCATTGTCACTCCCACTATAAGGCACGCATACCTCGTCAGGAAGACGGATGTCGCCATCACTATTTGTGACCTCAGTTCCACCACCTACGCGCAGCAAATACTCCGCAAACCAAGGGTCGTTTTTTGCCCTCATATTGCTAACAAGCTTTAAGTGGGACATAGACTCCCATAGGTAAGACATCCGTAGCGAAGAAGCAACCACTTGAGCCCTTGACCCTTTACGAACAACAGGCAAGACCTGTCTGAAATCCCCACCGAAGACAATGGTTTTACCACCGAATGGCAGTCCGAGCCGACCCATTATATCGCGCATGCTATTGTCAAGTGCCTCCACAGCTTGTCTCTTAGTCATAGAAGCCTCGTCCCAGATAATGAGAGATGATTTTCGTAGCAACTCTGCGGTTCCACTCTGCTTTGTGAAGcaacatacaacgccatcatcaatAGTGAGAggtatcttgaagcgtgaatgTGCGGTTCTTCCTCCAGGCATTATGGAAGCCGCAACACCAGATGTAGCTGTTGCCACTGCAATCTTGCCCTGATTGCGCAGCGTCGCGAGCAGCACTCTGTATAGATAAGTCTTCCCGGTGCCACcaggtccatccacaaagaaCAATCCGCCCTGATCGGTGTTAACGGCAGACATAATCTTATCATAGGCGACCATTTGTTCCTCGTTAAGAGAGTCCTTGAGAACCGCATCCGCTGATGCCAGTTCGATACTTTCCTCCTCATAAACCTCCCTAGCAGTACCTATAGCATTGTCATACGCGTCGATGATAGGTGGAagagggaatgtctttatgtcctttcccattgactgcaacatgttcctaatGTCAATCAATACCATCTGTTCAACATGAGTTTTGCTCTGACTCATGCGTTGATAGTCCTCTGACATAGCATCTAGGTGTTTCTGCCATAGTACAGCCACATCGCTTGGCTCACAGTACACCAATATTGTGGCAAAAAGTCGTCGTAGCGTCGATGGCATCTGGAAAAGAGCACGTTCAGTGAGACAGTCATCTAGTGTGTTGTCCGACTCAAGCAGACCCCTTCTCTCTGCTGCCTCACGAAAAGTCGGTAGCGTGACACCATCTATTGTCCTTAGATCCACATATGAGGTGGCGCCAGTCACGTGGTTTAGGAGAACACGAAGATAGTAGCGCTCTCCCTCGGCCGGATGAGCAGAGACTATTCTACCGACTTGTCCACCCATATCTCGTTTCCTTCGTTGCCATACCTTGCCCTTACCACTCTGccaagtgtaccactcagggAAGTCACGATACAGGATGCCCCGAGCCTCCTCGTGTAGCCTATTTGCCTCAAAATATACTGTGAGCATTGACCTATCAGCACCTGGACGGTTGATGACTCGCTCGACCATTTGGCGCTCGTGAAACGCCACCATGTGCATGTTTAGAAGATGGAGCTGCAACTGCATCACAGGTGGAGAGTTCTGACTAAGCTCAAAGCCGTATATCCTCCATAAGGCCTCTGGAGGGGTCACCCACCTTGCATCTCTGTACTGCTtgatctcatctacatcatcatctgccttgctcgcatctctcataacaacagacgcacgatcatggcctttgtatatgtacttgaacaggtatttaacagccttgatgctcccgcacgcctcaacattgatgtgacagttgaagagcCGAAGGAGGTAAGAGTTGTAAGCgacaacccatctattgtccaaTTCGAACCCTCGAACCTTTTCCTTACGCCCATCGTCACGACGTCTATAAACAAGATATGAATCCTTCCCTTGCAAAGTTGTGTCACAGAAAGGCCGGGGATAATGATTCTTGCACGATgcacgacccttagtgcatgggcagttAGGATTTAGCGACCCGCACgggccatgcatcatatgcttgataaccatcttttGTAGTTCAGGGTACTTTTTGTCTGGGATCTCGGCTAAGATCAAAAGGTCATACTGCTCAGGGCACGTGAGCTTGTACTTCCTCTGCATGATTAGTAGAAATAGGCATGGGGCAAACCCCGCTTCTGAAACTCCACGACATAGACGTAGGCCCGGACCTTACCGAGAATATCATGTTTAGTCAGCCTATGCTTTAACTCTTGTAGCTTCGCGTGAAAGACATGCACTACAAGATCCGGAC
This portion of the Zea mays cultivar B73 chromosome 2, Zm-B73-REFERENCE-NAM-5.0, whole genome shotgun sequence genome encodes:
- the LOC103646409 gene encoding uncharacterized protein isoform X1, with the translated sequence MQRKYKLTCPEQYDLLILAEIPDKKYPELQKMVIKHMMHGPCGSLNPNCPCTKGRASCKNHYPRPFCDTTLQGKDSYLVYRRRDDGRKEKVRGFELDNRWVVAYNSYLLRLFNCHINVEACGSIKAVKYLFKYIYKGHDRASVVMRDASKADDDVDEIKQYRDARWVTPPEALWRIYGFELSQNSPPVMQLQLHLLNMHMVAFHERQMVERVINRPGADRSMLTVYFEANRLHEEARGILYRDFPEWYTWQSGKGKVWQRRKRDMGGQVGRIVSAHPAEGERYYLRVLLNHVTGATSYVDLRTIDGVTLPTFREAAERRGLLESDNTLDDCLTERALFQMPSTLRRLFATILVYCEPSDVAVLWQKHLDAMSEDYQRMSQSKTHVEQMVLIDIRNMLQSMGKDIKTFPLPPIIDAYDNAIGTAREVYEEESIELASADAVLKDSLNEEQMVAYDKIMSAVNTDQGGLFFVDGPGGTGKTYLYRVLLATLRNQGKIAVATATSGVAASIMPGGRTAHSRFKIPLTIDDGVVCCFTKQSGTAELLRKSSLIIWDEASMTKRQAVEALDNSMRDIMGRLGLPFGGKTIVFGGDFRQVLPVVRKGSRAQVVASSLRMSYLWESMSHLKLVSNMRAKNDPWFAEYLLRVGGGTEVTNSDGDIRLPDEVCVPYSGSDNDLDNLIDFVFPNLNEKMSDSTYITSRAILSTRNDGVDMINAKMINRFQGEHMVYHSFDSAMDDPHNYYPPEFLNTLTPNGLPPHVLKLKIGCPVILLRNIDPANGLCNGTRLVVRGFQRNSIDAEIVLGQYAGKRIFLPRIPLCPSDDEMFPFQFKRKQFPIRLSFAMTVNKAQGQTIPNVGVYLPEPVFSHGQLYVALSRATARSNIKILAIPAVDGKKRSRKGVRKNPTVDCGTYTKNIVYKEVLTN